In Dama dama isolate Ldn47 chromosome X, ASM3311817v1, whole genome shotgun sequence, one genomic interval encodes:
- the RPA4 gene encoding LOW QUALITY PROTEIN: replication protein A 30 kDa subunit (The sequence of the model RefSeq protein was modified relative to this genomic sequence to represent the inferred CDS: inserted 1 base in 1 codon; deleted 3 bases in 2 codons; substituted 1 base at 1 genomic stop codon), with protein MSKKGFGSYGNISAPGGASGSSDPLSQGRVALATESTGSRAQIQAIVPCVNQLLTSTLVDNVFKKRGIKKTGIKISQVSVVGIIRQAEKTASXLYKIDDMTTLPIEVCQWVGRDKAKQEVTLLPVGVYAKVLGILECSVEMKSLEMLKIRVLEDMNEYSTHILETVKVHMMLDNACQVAPGQSGPVDPSEVGEAQKHSEHHPSFVQNEVLRLIHECQXEGKSIHELQTVKQVVDYLTVEGHIYPTVDEEHLKSAD; from the exons ATGAGTAAGAAAGGGTTTGGGAGCTATGGCAACATCTCTGCCCCAGGTGGAgccagtggaagcagtgaccCACTGTCTCAGGGCAGGGTAGCTCTTGCTACTGAGTCCACGGGATCCAGGGCCCAAATCCAGGCTATTGTTCCTTGTGTAAACCAACTGCTCACCTCCACTCTGGTTGATAACGTCTTCAAGAAGAGAGGAATCAAGAAGAC aggaaTCAAGATTTCCCAAGTTTCTGTCGTGGGAATAATCAGGCAGGCAGAGAAGACTGCAA TTCTTTACAAGATTGATGATATGACCACCTTACCTATCGAGGTCTGCCAGTGGGTCGGCAGAGATAAAGCAAAGCAGGAGGTGACTCTGCTTCCAGTGGGAGTCTATGCCAAAGTGTTGGGTATCCTCGAATGTTCTGTGGAGATGAAGAGCCTTGAGATGTTGAAAATCCGTGTCCTCGAGGACATGAATGAGTACAGC ACACATATTCTAGAAACGGTCAAGGTACACATGATGCTGGATAACGCCTGCCAAGTGGCCCCTGGGCAAAGTGGCCCAGTTGATCCATCAGAAGTGGGTGAGGCCCAGAAGCACAGCGAACATCACCCCAGTTTTGTCCAGAACGAGGTGCTGCGTTTGATTCATGAGTGTCAATAGGAAGGCAAGAGCATTCATGAGCTCCAGACCGTCAAGCAAGTGGTTGATTATCTGACCGTGGAGGGCCACATCTAC CCCACTGTGGATGAGGAGCATTTAAAATCTGCTGATTGA